Genomic DNA from Prunus persica cultivar Lovell chromosome G1, Prunus_persica_NCBIv2, whole genome shotgun sequence:
atatatgaggatttggtgttaaaagtgaagagtattggttggtatttatacacaaaaaattctgtaatttttgtgtatttttttaaaaaaaattcgatttttttcaattttttttggcagaaaaattggctgccgttggattgaagaaaaaattccaaTCGGAGCGACCAGAggccgccacgtgtcaaagagccGTTGGCGGCACTGTAGCGCtgatgtgaaattttttttaacgttggcgcgtgcaatgcacgccccaacggtaaaaaaaatttcgaaatTTCAGGGCTGACGCCATGGCTGGCGTCAGCTATTTTGTCTGGGACTTGGGGGGGGATTTGGGGCGGATTTACCTTTGGGCCCTCCCCGTTTTGTGGGGGCCCACGTTCCCCCGCGGGGGATTTTTGCTGCGGGAATGGTTTTTTTCCccaaccccccccccccccccagccCGAGTGTTTCCAGCcctgctggaaatgctcttagAATCCCACTGTGATCTTGTGTGTACCAAGTGCACCACCATACCATCAGCATGAACCCTGTTCATCAATAATCACTTCTTCAAAATTGCTTCACTCAGATTGAACCAAGCTTGTGTCTGTCTGCAGCAGTaaactgtaaaaaaaaaaaacacaaagcaaaACTGAACCTCACCACCAGCAAAGAGCACACTAGGCATATATACAAGGCTTAATTGCTACAGTGCCTCCTTGAATATTGGTCAATTCTCACTTTACCTTCTCAAAGTTAAAGTGACCCACTTTGCCCCATTGACCAAGGTTTCGTGTGTCACTTAACCACTTTCCGTCAACGTCATTCCAAGTTTCGTTAAAATGATGACGTGGCAGGGGTATACTGGTCAATTCAACTGAGCTGAGAGTTTTCCCACCAATCTGAGGTTGTGATGTGTACTTGTGGACACCACCTCAAACATCTGATATAGCTAAAACGATCGAATTGATCTGAGCTGCCTGGCTAAccaaaaaaccccaaattggCTTCCTCCTCCCATAGAAGAAGATAAAACCCTAGAAATCAAAGGTTGGGTTTCCACGAAAATTGAAGATGAAGCCTGAAATAATTGACGGATGGGAAGAGTTGGATCTGGTGGCACAGCGTTGCTTTTGTGGGAAGTTAGCTCGCTTACAAACTTCGTGGACTGAGGTGAACCCACTTCGAAGATTCCATGTTTGTCCAAACTCATCAGGGGTAAGTCATGTTGTTGAAAGTCTGTGAATTgggttaaatttttatattaattgctATTAATGGTTGATGCAGATAAGGAAAAAAGGATgttagttttttgtttgggtggATGTTGAATTTCCACCTAGAGAGAAAGCTCTGGTGAGTTGGCTACTTAGAAGATTGAAGGAACTTGAAAAGGACGTTGGGCATTGTCaatcaagagaaaaaaagttaATGGGTTGGCTTATTCTTTCCTGGGGTTTAGtaatgttgttgttgttttggcAATTTTTGTAATAGTTGCCACAAAATGTAGCCATTGCAATGGAGGAATTAGGCAGATTATAGAAGTCCGTATTTTGCAACTGTATGTAAAATATCATGTATTGGTACGTATGTAATGATGGAGGAACATGGTTTGATTTTGCAACTTGATGTAACAATGTATTGGTACTTATCTAATGAATATGGTTTTTGAACACAATGTGGGAGTCAGTTTTGGATTTGGTACTTCTGTAATGGTATCAAAAGCATTACCAAAACAACAGTACCTCCAACACTTCCTAGAaggtacaaaaaaaaaaatacaaatcaaCTTATCTAATGAATACCTGGAAACAGTTCATAACATTGATCATGGTTTGTCTAAGCTGGAAACAGTTTATAACACTGATCAAATCCTTACAGTTTATAACATCCATCAACTCCTTACAGTTTATAACATTACTGATAAAGTCCTTTACAGTTGGAGTTGCAAAATAATAGTTCAATCAAAAGCCCCATTTGAAAGGGTTGTCCTTAACACTTGTCCTTAACAGTTGGACTTGCAAAATAACAGTGGAATGAAAAGGTCTTCATAACAAGCATTTTAACAAAACACAGAGCAATTGCACATCATCAGAATCTCCAAGGCTGATAACCATCCAACAAATCCTTCCGATTGGTAAATTTCTTCCTATTGGCAAAAGATTTGAacctctttttgtttgtacCTCTGGCAAAAGGGTGTGATGAGCTTGCACTTGGTTGAGATCCATGCACAGTTTGATAAGTTTGGGCAGGTTGAGAACGTTAGCTAGTTTGAGAACCTGGATAAGCTTGCATAGATTTAGTTCCTTGCACAGATTGAGATCCTTGCACAGTTTGAGAACCATCATTCTTTTTGGGAAATTTAATCCTCTTTGCTGGAGACTTaaacctcttctttttttttcttttttttttgcagtttCATAAGCTTGCCCAGTTTGAGAAGCTTAGGCTGTTTCAAAACCATGGGGAGTTTGAGAAGATTAGGCAGTTTCAGAACACTAGCAAGTTTCCAACCTTCTTCTGACCTAAAAATTGAAGCATAAGGCAATTTACATTAACTACATCCCATACTTCTTCCTCTAAATATGTATCAAAGGAAAGTCACTTACAGGTTGCTTGGCTCTTGATTGTCTTGTAACCATTTTGGTTGATGTCGTGTCAATTGTTTTCTTCACCTTTGGTTTACATGGGACCTGACATAAGAAGAGAATcacttgaaaataaataaataataaagatCCAAAACAAATATGCATTGCCAATTTATTTTAGGAAGAGACAAACCTGACTGCTGGTGGTTGTATGATTAGATTTGCATGGTTGTTCACATGCTGATCtcatcctcttcttccttGGCCTCCCAAGTTGTTTGTGATAAAATGGTGGCATCAAAGGAGGCCTATGACACTTAGGTCACAAGTCTTCACTTGTCATTGGGTGAATCATTGGACTATAAGCTCTCATAAAGGCTTCATTCTTGTAACAAGCATCAACATAAGCAATATgatcctcatttaattgccCAATGGCAGCACAAGCATGCTTGCATGGGATCCCAATGATATCCCATCTCCTACATAAACAACTATGTCTTGCCAAATCAACCACAACCTAACTTCCATAATAGTTTTTGACCTCATATAAACTCTCATCAGCAAGCTTTGGAATGCACCAAGCtgattctttcttccttttctctaaAATGCCAAAAATTATTGGACCAATGTCATGTTTCCATCTCTCACAAGATGTTCTTCTAGTTGCcattaacaacataatatagtaTCTAATCCTCTCTAGCAGGGTTAAAATGGATTTGTCTCGGACTTCTACAAGGGCACCGTTAAAAGCCTCAcacatatttttcaaaaggaTGTCACACTTGGAATGAGTTTTAAAGTGAGCTCTACACCATTGTGATGGATCTAAGGCCACCACCCAATCAAATGCAGCTTGACTCAAATGtctcatatttttcatctcaGCATCCCACCATGGGATGGTTGTGCTCCTTGCAATTTTCTCCATTTGcaatttcaacaccaatcctctGTGACcagaaagtaaaaaaattgctTCTAAGTGTTTGAGGCAGTGCCTGTGCTCAGCGTTTGGAAAATTATCACGTACTGCATCAATCAAGCCTTTTTTGCTTATctgtgataaaaaaaaaatatcttgtGTTGTTTTCGATTCCAAGGTCCTCCACCAACAGTTGACAAAACCATGACCATGTTTCATATTTCTCCACCTCAGCCACTGCATACGCAATAAGATACATGTCATTGCTAGGATCCATACTAACAACAGATAACAATTGTCCAGGGTGATGACCTTTGATATGACAAACATCAAATCCTATCACTGGCCTACATCCCTGCAAAAATCCTTGTTTAACTGCAGCTAAGCAAATGTAAATATTCTGAAACCTTGGCCTTTCACCCTCCAACTCACATTTGATAATGACTGTGTTACCCACATTAGTCCTTCTTAGTTCAACAACATAATCCTATAATAACTCATACTGTTTTTCATAAGTCCCCTCAGTTATGGATGTTGCCTTCTGCCTTgccttatatatttgggatttAGAAGCTATCACAGATAAATCTTCTTGTACATGCTGCTTAAAAGTTCTCATATCCCAATTATGCAGTCTAGACAGTTGAGTAGCATATCTCTGAGCTAACCATGTTGAGTTAGCATGAAAGTTGTGGTCAAGTGTCCCACAATCATGCACGTCAACCAACTTCTTCACTTGAACCCATTCACTACCATTCACTGCTGAAGCAAAACAAACCCAGTTGCAATTCCCTACACACACTGCCCTCACTCTTTCATGATCATtgcatttgaatttaatcatCCTCatgttaataattaaatagttCCTAATTGCTTTCCTAAATAGGTCAGTGGTTGCAAATCTTAAACCCAACTTAAACACAGGGTTGCGCATGTCTATTTTCTGCTTAAATTCTTGAAATTTAGgcaatttcctttttattttcttctagttcccatcatcctcatcatatGAGCTACTATCCAAGCTCTCAACATCACTTTTAGCTACATCAATTGACTCCCCATCTTCATTTACAGGGGCATTTGGGTCTTCAACTACTTCAGGCTGGTCTACATAATTTTCAAATGCTTTATCATCATTTCTCAACAACTCACATTCATTTTCACTCTGCTCATAAGCACTGTCAACAAAATCAGGGTCACCTtccttgtcttcttcttcactgtCTTTATTCCTGTCTTCCACATCAGTCTCACCTATATCAGCCCTATTACCCTCACTGTTCAGGGGGCCATCATCATCACTTGAAACCCAGTCTTCAACTCTACAAGTAGGTCCATGATCCTCAGTAAAAGGCTGGCCCTCTTTATCATTGTTCAGAGGCCCACTGCCTTCAGTAAAAGCCTCATTTTTATCAATAACAGGCCCAAAACAGAAGCTCCGTTTTCTTACCAGGGAAGTGCTGTGCTTTTCAACACCTTTGGCAGACCGATAAGAGTCTCGATTGAACAACCAGTGCTGTCTTGTCTTCAAGTCGTAGCTAGCAGTACCCAACACAATGGCCAACGTCATCATCTCCATGTGGAGGAGTGACGACTCACGGCATCCTCATTCAAAGACGCATCTTCCTTTTCACTATCCTTATTCAATGCCAGACCTTCCTCTTCACTATCCTCATTCAATGCCAGACCTTCCTATTCACTATTGTCATTCAAAGCCACACCTACCTCTTCACAATCCTCATTCACTGTAACACCTTCCTCTTCAATGTGTTGTACATAAATTAGCACCACTCTCTCATAAGAAAGTGGTACATTATCACACAAACTTAACAGCTCACCATCCGTGTCTATATCCAGTAACTCATCATTTACTACTCCTTTAAGTGATACTTTCCCCATGTGCCCAAGCAATTTCACTTGCTCCTACATCCctaacatatttatatactCCACAGTACACCAATCCAAATATCCTATAGAGTCACCAGTATAACACCACTTATTCTGTTTGTTTTTCACAATTCTACCACCATGATGCACTTCAAAAGTGACCAACTCTTTGTCATctacacacaaacaaaaaaggttTGTCTTTAAGAACAACAAAATAGTATTCTAAGACAATTATTAAAAGTAAGACAACAAACATGGTTCGATTAACATATTCAAAGCCAtctacaagaaaacaaaaacggGACCATATCAGGAAAGGCATACTGCATTAGAACCCACTCTCCCAACAGCACATAACACAACAAGACCTAAAGACTATCAATTTGTACACAACGCGCATCACTATGAGGTCAAGATTCTTTTCCACATCACATGACAAGATTCCTTTTCAGAAAACAAGTCCCTTTTCAGAAGAATCACTTGCCGTACACAGGTTGCCATGCTTCTGCTTCTCACCAAACAGGCATCGTCGTCGAGTCGCACCGCTTCTTCTTGCCTTCAAGTTTTCGAAACCAACTCACAGCGCTCTCCCTCTCTCGATCGtattctcaaaccctagcTCTAAAATCCCCAAATATCAATTTTCCCTCCCAATCtgattttctgttttcatttttgagttTTCAAATATTATAGTGGCTGTTTTGTTAGAGATGGGGTCCACAAATCCACATCAGGAAGCAATTCGATCGTTTTAGCTATATCAGATGTTAGAGGTGGGGTCTACAAGTACACGTCACAACCTCGGATTGGTGGGAAAAATCCCAGCTCAGTTGAATTGACTAATATACCCCTGCCACGTCATTATTTTAACGGAACTTGGAATGACGTTGACGGTAAGTGGTTAAGTGACACACGAAATCTTGGTGAAAGGGGCAAAGTGGGTcacttcaaatttgaaaagatAAAGTGAGAATTGACCAATATTCCATGAGGCACTGTAGCAGTTAAGCCTATATACAAATGTTTATGTACAAAAGTAACAAAACGACATCTATAGACTATAGTGTCGTTTTGCACCAATCTGTTTCTAAATTTTCTCCATGGGAAATCAATTGCAGAGATAACATCGGTGTGAGTTGTAGTAGAAACAGAAGAGGTGATGTGTTGGTATTATTCATGCATGAAACAGGGTTTGCCTTACTTATAATGATTGCAGTGAAACCATTTAACCACTTTATAAACAGCAGAGCAgaggtttttgtttgttgaggCTGTCCAGTCCAGTCCAATCCAACCCCTTTCTTCTAAACTAAACAgcagaagaggaggaggaggaggcttTAACCATATGAGCTATGGCCTATGAGCCTATCAAAATTCacatcttcctcctcctcctcttacCTCTAGGCTCAGAGTTTCTTAAAACCAGTAGGATCATCGATTGGTCATTTCAGAGAATAAAGACCAATAACTCTCACAAGTTTTGGTGTCAGATAAATGTGTCAATGTGGTTGTCAGTGATTCAGAAAGTCAGATAGATGGATGCTTTCGCTTAAGCTAACTGATTCATCTAACGTAACGTAACCCAAAGAGGTTCTTCAGCTGCTGCCTTTTATAGACAAACGAGTACCTGCCttgatttaattaacaaaCATGGCCCATGCATTGCACTCATTATCAATGATGATGCACTCTAATATCCAGTGGTTCAATGGCAGTGCCCGCTCTGCTCTCCTCTGCTCTCCTCTCGATCGGTGCCCTATCTTTTTGGCCATCGTGCTAACCCTGCAATCTAACTTTGCCACACTTACTTGCTGCAACATTTTCACATCGTTAACTTTTCAGTTTATTGTGTTGCGGGGTTTTATTAAGGCTGAGATTTTTGCTGCTCAAACTCAGAGAGAGCATAAAatcattttccttctttttcctaACGGTTTACCAACCCAATCCATCTTGGCCCATTTCGTCAGTCGAGCGGCCCATGTCTGTGGTAAACCTTGCTTCCTACTCTGTGAACTGTAGGAAATTTGGAGCTTCTTTTATCAcctaaaatttgattttgagacATAGAACAtaggtaaaaaataaaaaacaggtTCATGTTTTAAGAAAATTGGTAGACTATACAAACAACAGAAGAAGTGAAGAAAAGATTACATAACAAATAAACTGCTATCACTGGAATAGAATATGTATCCCTCACACCACCTCACTCAGATGCCAAGGTAGCCGTAGTTAGTACAATACAGGTACGCACATATTCTTCACGTTTAATACACGTAATTTTTCTAGGTAAGTCATATTAATAGCTTATTCAGAAGATACAACTGAGCATGCACTACATTGTCTAAAGAGATTTTGTAGCTCAAACCCAAGGGGAATTTCAGAAGTTTAGAACCATATAAATTCACTGTCACACCAAAAATTCAAAGATAAAGAACATATACAAAGACCAATTCCTAGCATAATCAGCCATAATATACCATTCTAGCTAGTACCAATTTTCCTTTCGACAATCCACATTATGTACATATCACAAACTTAACATTCAAGCTTGCCACAGAAAACTTAGGCCATTGCAGAGTAACTATAGAACACCTTAAAATCAACACAATTGGCTATCAATTTCATATACAAAATTCAAGTTACAAGCAAGTAAGGTCGGATTACAACCAGCTTCCCTCGACCGACCCCAATCGCATCTCAATCAACCGAACATTAAACTCCCCATCACTGACCTTCAGCATCTCCCGCAACGGAAGAGAAAAGCCGTGCTCAACTAACAATCTATGCCTGGGCTTAATCTTTCCCTCCAAGCTAAACGAAAAGTACTGAGGAAACCTCTTCAGCTCTGCAATATCtttcttcatttccttcaAAAGGAACTCAACTTTAGGCttgtaattgttttttatGCTAAAAGTTAACAATCCAGGTGACCTTATCACCATGTTGACCACCTCCTCATAGCTAAGCCCCAAGCTCTGCAAATACTGAATCTTGGGCAAAAGGGTACCTTCAACGCTCGAAACCAACAGCAATGTCGTATGGCACGTGATCGAACTCCGACCCACGAACCCCAATTCGGTCAAGAACTTCAATGCGGGCCGCAATTGGTCGTCTACGTCGCAGACCAGGAGTCTAGGGCACCGAATTATGGACTTCCGTATATCGGGGAAGGGGATTAGGACCTCGTTGAGTAGAAAATCGAAGATTGGATAGAGATGGGTGTGCGGGTCCACAGTGAGGAGCTGCGGGTACATGTCGAGGATCCGACCGAAAGCCGAGCGCTCGATGCCCATGGAGGAGAGGCAGTTCTCGACGGACTTGAGGGAGGATATAGGGCAGGAGCGGAAATCTGGGTTGAGTTGGAGGGCTTTTTGGGAATTGACGTTGAGGTGGGTTTCTAAGTAGAGGACCTTTTCGCGGAAAAGGAGGCCGGAATCGGAAGTGTTTGGGTGGTGGGAAAGTGGGCGGTAATTTGGGAAATTGAGGGTTGGCCTGAGGGAGT
This window encodes:
- the LOC18791486 gene encoding transcription termination factor MTEF1, chloroplastic; protein product: MSFCTSLGAWIKACPPCSSCSHSVHNTMIQLQPQTLFLLPQGSLIPSPKPSKNPNPKTPKSLSNSLRPTLNFPNYRPLSHHPNTSDSGLLFREKVLYLETHLNVNSQKALQLNPDFRSCPISSLKSVENCLSSMGIERSAFGRILDMYPQLLTVDPHTHLYPIFDFLLNEVLIPFPDIRKSIIRCPRLLVCDVDDQLRPALKFLTELGFVGRSSITCHTTLLLVSSVEGTLLPKIQYLQSLGLSYEEVVNMVIRSPGLLTFSIKNNYKPKVEFLLKEMKKDIAELKRFPQYFSFSLEGKIKPRHRLLVEHGFSLPLREMLKVSDGEFNVRLIEMRLGSVEGSWL
- the LOC18792877 gene encoding uncharacterized protein LOC18792877, which translates into the protein MRMIKFKCNDHERVRAVCVGNCNWVCFASAVNGSEWVQVKKLVDVHDCGTLDHNFHANSTWLAQRYATQLSRLHNWDMRTFKQHDYVVELRRTNVGNTVIIKCELEGERPRFQNIYICLAAVKQGFLQGCRPVIGFDVCHIKGHHPGQLLSVVSMDPSNDMYLIAYAVAEVEKYETWSWFCQLGLVLKLQMEKIARSTTIPWWDAEMKNMRHLSQAAFDWVVALDPSQWCRAHFKTHSKCDILLKNMCEAFNGALVEVRDKSILTLLERIRYYIMLLMATRRTSCERWKHDIGPIIFGILEKRKKESAWCIPKLADESLYEVKNYYGS